ATGCTCCACTGGATTTCGTAGGCGCTCTATGAAACGATAGATTGGTAGATCaccttcctcttttcctaGCCGGTGGCGAAGGAGAGAAATGATGCGAAATACATTTTCCATGGTCTCAAGATGTCTCCCTTCAATATCTCCAAGGTGCTTGCCGGTCATCCAAACGAGAATGTCATAGCGGTCAGCAAAGCGTATCTTTGTAGCATAGAAGGAAGCAAGCTTATACCCAATCTCGTTTGTCTTTACATGGGTGGGTGATTGTAGACGGCTGGAGAAAGACGACGCATCTTTAAATCccaattcctcttcttctttctctcctccatTATCATCTGTTTCAGCTTCCAGAGATGCTTTGACAGAAAGGTTCGGATCTTTAGCAGAGGACTGGTTGGGGCTTGGGCGGAACGGTCCCTCGTCAATGATCCCACTTACACTCCCGGGACCATTAGTAGCAGCTCCTCTCGCCGGTCCATATTTACTATCCTGTTGTTGAGCTTTCTTTGAAGCGCTCAGATTCTGAGAAGCCTTAGTGTTTTCTGGAGTCTTACAGACCACATCTTGATGCGTGGGAAAATCTTGCATGTGACGTTAAATTGCGTGATTCCTGACTACACTTTTCGCATAGCTGTGGGAGAGCACGAGGAAAATTCACCCTCCAAGCTATTGAGATCCCGCCGATCGATATATTTGCCGTTCCACGTTTGGTTACCCCATTGAAAGATGGATTCCTTTGGCTGCCTCCGTCTAGCCATATTGAGTATGCCAATAGCCATGCCCCTTGGCAAGTTCTTGGACCACTTCCACTGCTTAAACATGTCTTTATACATCTTCTCTCTGGACATATGTTAGATGGAGACTTTGCAATTTTTCATTGCATATCGACGGTAGCAATATGACACTTACGTTGCGTGGAATTGGTGCGTTGCTCTCATTTCTGTAATGGTCTCCGTGAGAGAAAGATTCTGCTTGAGGTATAGGTACTCGATGGTCCTTTTGTGACGTTCCCATTCTTCAGGAGCTGTAATTGCTTTTGAAACATCATATTGTGCGTCGGCAACCGCACCTTCTAAAGCTTAATGTAGTACTGGACATGTATTACTTGATTACTTTTCTAGGTAAATTTGATCCTCAGGCGTGTATTCATCAATtcaaaagtattatattataagatCGGATCGCTTGATTGCTAGCAACGAcataaatattttcttcattctcAGTTTCTCGAATACGTACAATTTTACCGTCGGCTAAATGAAGATTAGCACATTTATCTCATTCCCTAATTAATTTTGACATTAACTACCCGTTCGTCATCCTTTCAGTTATCAACTAGGAGACCATGGTTTTCAGACCTCATTATAAACTGTGATTTTTttctaaatttaaaatagcctttattcAAAGAGGTTAGGTTTCATTAAATGATACCTTGCCTGTTGCTTCCATGTATGCTCTTTCATCATGTCCCGCCAAAAGACATCTGCTTCCGAGAGGTCCATTGGCCCACGATGGTCCCTCGTTTCTCCTGGAGAACCATGGGTACCCATCAAGCCATCGTTTGTACGGTGCTTCCACCAGTCCTGTTGCTGCGGAGGAACATTACTGGTTGAGCATATCCGGTAATTAGGATCAACAAGCAGAAGAGTTACATATCGATGATGGCCAGAGACAGTAGGATCCAATAGCTCGAATGGCTCTCTCCGATGTTCCATCGTGTTGGGAAAAGCAATTAACCTACCTTGCGGCATTGTGAGGCGGCCAATCTCCTGGAGAGGTAGGGTATCATCAATGATATCCCTTGACAACTGATCCCATGTGAATCCAAAAATCTCCCCAATAGCTGACACTTCCACTGATGACCTGCCATATCGTTTTGCTGGCTGATTCCATACGTTGCCATCTCTTTGTTGATTGATGTCTGGTCCGTATTGATAGAAATTTGCAGCCATATCCGTTTCCTGGCGGAATGTAATCCGACTTTCACTTACATTATGAACATCATAAGCATACACAGCCGCAGCAACAATGTGCTCGTTCATTTGGCCTTCAAGTTCCCAAGTACTACCATGATACTTTGGGTTTTCTGGTGTAAGCTCGATAGTACTAATCTTAATGATAACCTGGAGACCTTGGTTGCGAAAGGTTTCTTCCAGTTGAATAACATATGGGTCATGATAGGAATTTGTAGGTGAATGGCAAGGGTTATCAAATCTCTCAGTAACCATTTCTACAACCGCTCTATCGTCGTTCGTACCAGACTTCCATTCGTCATAAGAAAATGCTATGCCTGGCTCAGGATGCCTGAAGCGCAAAAGCGTGTCGTTTTTATTCCGCAATAGCCTATATGCGTTTTCTTTCCAATTTTGAGGAATAACGTTGGACGTGCTGGATCCGATATCCGAGTGTTCGCGATACGATTGAGCCATTACAACGCCAGGTTCGCTAGCAATATCCGGACGTTGGAGATACTCTAGAGAGATTTTCCACATTTCGGGACTTGGTTCTGGTATTGGTTGCGCACCCTCCATATCGTGATACAACTTGACGTTTCTTTTAGCTATCCGAAGGCGCCTGCTCATATCTGGGTCGTCTGTGTTTTCTTGGTTGCTACGTAATAGCTCCACAGATGCGAGATAATTGTCTAGCTGATATCTTCGAACACTGTTGAAAGCTAAAGCCCACTCCGGGAAATCATCTTCCCACTCGACACCGTAGGTAATGATTCGCAGAGGCACTGGTCCTCGTTGACTCTTGTTATTACCATATCGCTCTCCCCAACTTCGTTTGCCTTTGATAAGGCAATCATTCCAAGGCTTGACTGCGAGTGAGATCAGCTTCTCCAAATTGCGATACAGACGCTTTTGAGTGGGATGCAGATTGTTAATGTAAGACGTAATCTGCATATTAGTTCCGGAGTCTCCAATGAACTTGACTTCGCATGGAAGCCATTGGAAATTATAAGACCAAAAATATGCCATGACATTATCAAGACCTCGAATATCATTGAAAGCGACCCTCCAGGGGTCAGTTCGACATTGTTCTATATGGAACTGAAGAGATAGAGAATCGACTCGTTTATCCAAATGTTTAGGTGCCGTTTTTACCTTGTCTTACGAGCCAAAAACATCTTCCAACACAACCTCTCCCCCATCTAGTAGAACTGGGCTTCTCCCGTAGACCAACGGGTATAGAGACGGATCAACTATGTTGGAGATCTGGTCGCCGGTGCTTCGGACTGGGAGCAGTGGTCCAAGTTCAGATTTGAAATCAACGCCGAGTGTCACCGGAACTAGTATGTTGGATTTGCAAACGCATGATCCAGTATGCAAGACTCGGACGTATTGTTTCTGCTTGTATTCGTTTGCTTTATCGCGTAGCTCAGCTACACACCAAGCCTAAGCTTTTTCACTCATCAGGGGCGTTGCTGCGAGAGCGTCTTTACGCCACTTTGCGACGATGTCTTCGTTAAATATGTCGATATCCCAATCCAATTTATCAGTCAATGTGTTCATCACATCCACCATGGCAAACTCGCGCATGGTCACGGCAGGCACTTGCTTCCATTCCCGGATGCCATGAGCGAATCGTTCCTCACATCTGAGCTCCTCTTCAAGGGGTATATCCCCAAATCCAGGAACCCTCAGAGGACCACAGCCAGTGTTATCCATGACGAAATCTTCCGTTTTCCTATCTTCCTGCTATTGGAACGCTGAGGGTAAGGTTGATAGGTATAGGTTCGTGGACGTTACTATGCGCTGCCGTGGTGCGGGGGGCACAGCGCCTCAAATTATCTGCCTGTGATTGTGGCCAACAACAGCCACAACAGCTGTTAGCATACCGAGCGCGGGATTCTAGCCTTTTGCAGCTAGAACGCAGCCAATGCAACATTTTCACGATACCACATTATGTATATGTAATTAAACTAGCCGTGTAGACGATAGTATTAGCGGCGTATAGATAAGTGATATCATATGCCTATCCCTGTGCACGGAGTAATGCGAGTTGAGATAGAAGCATAGTATGAATAGTTTATATGCATGTAAAAAAGCGGGCAGCATTGGTAAATCGCTTGAATGAGTCAATGAATAGTAGAATAATGTAAGAGAAGTTGGGTCGTACACTGAGGCAGCGGTTGCGAGGTGTTGAAAAGAGTGTCCAACTGAATGTTAGTTCCCTCCGGGACGATATCAGAATCGCTTAAAAATGCTCTTGGAGATATATAATCACCCAGAAGCTTACCTTGCGAATGCATATCATCTGCCAGCGTCTTTTTATAGAGAAGTCTATTGATAAGGCACGTATTAGCTGAGCTATCCACTAGTGAAGATATGTGTGAAACAGTATATTAGTCGAACCTTTCCGCTACCAAGGTGCCGAAACAACTGAGTTACGTACTCTGTATATAtgttttaatataataaggctatgctataatttaatgaaaagcactataatttaataactgTGTGCTGTAATTTAGTAAATAAGCGCTGTAATTTTATGCCACTATCATAGGCAGAGTAGAGAGGCAGGCCACTTTGTAAAATGCCTCTGAACTATTCATTCTCTTATCGTCACCCCCGATATCCAACAGCATGCACAGACCTACTTGTTAGATCTATGAGAATGCATTGACGTTTAGGCCATCGTAAAGTAGACTAGTCGTTATAGGGACTTGCTTCTTGTAACTCATATGATTAGCTCGTGCTTTCTCCTGGTGTTGCTTTCTATCAGCGAAGCGCCTGAATGGTTGACGGAAGTCTGAGAGCTTTGCTTACATAGTTGGAGAAAATGGGCATCTATAAATATGGAAACTAAGAACAAGAATTCATGTCGAGTCTAGTTAAGAGAATCTATAAGAAATAAtgaaaaacaagaaagagtGCTTTATTCGAAGACTTTCTTAATATTTACATCcctactattaatataactcgATATTCACTTCTTCCATTAGAATATATTCTCATTGCATAAACTCCAGCAAGTATCTAGGATGTAACCTGAAATACCCCCTCACTAGGCAAAAGAGATCTAGGAGCAAACCCAGTTCCGGTGCACACCGCAGTCAAAATCGGCCGACGCGTCGTGGCAGTTGCTGTTGAAGGAACCATCCTCATTGTCCAGCCACAGAGGACCACCGCAGCCTTGCAGAGTGTACTTGTACCCGTTGTCAAGCGGGCTGGTGAGAGGGACATTACACGGGTTTTGGCCTATGTCGTTGATCCTGTGCCAGTGGCAAGGGTCACCACCATCAATCCACATAACTAGTAAACATAAAGTATTAGTTTTGTAAGGCTATTCAAAGAGATGTTACGGTGGTGAAATTAGATGGAAGACAGAACGTACCGTTAAAACCAGAGGCAGTTCCGACCGCAATAGCGGCCTCAGCACGCATCACagacatggccatggccaagacAGTAGGGATAAATTCTCGTGAGAAGAGCATAATGAAAATTGGATACTACTGCTGGGAGATTTTTCTATCCTGTTGCTTAAGGGACGGGTTTGTCGATGTTGTCGTGAATGATGGTGTCTTTTCCAATATTCCAATTGCGAAAGAGAATCTAGCTCCCTCTTTATACTTTGTATATTCCAGAAATGTCTTTTAGTTTAAACTTCAAGCATTTCTGAAGTTGCGGTGTCCGGGATGACTCCGGCAAGATCGATATCCAGTAAGTCTCATGGGCTGCTATTTAGAATCAACATAAAACCAGGCTATAAGTATTCacttataaaagaaaggaaggTACCATGTACTAGCTCGCTCCAATTTCAGCAGGTAGGTAGTTGACTGTTCAAGCTTCGACTGTTGGTTCAGCACAATGAGCTCTATGATAGTCTAGTGGACCAATCAGAGAACTTCCATCGCTTACTTGTGCTCACTTGAAGTTGACCTCGAAATATAGTCAGATTATGCGGGGAGAAAGCGGAGCTCGTATCTTAATGACACGAGCAAGGGGGAACGATAAACGAGAGCTTAAAAAACACTAAAATTATACGGAGTAGAAGAGTCCAATTATGCTGTATGGTTAGGATACAAGTGTCTAGTAAAagcaaatataataaaacactGCATGTAatggaagcaaaaaaaaaaatataagtagcagcagcagctgttgaaAAGGATATGCATATTATgactaatagtaaataacAGTATAGTCGTGTGCCAAAAGCTATAGAATtccctttttgcttttgctctccATTTGCCCATTTGACGGGTCCCTATCGGGTCACCGGCCCGGGAGATCGCCAAGCGGTTGGTGCGAGGTAGCAAAATCCGCAGCTTTTACTTTCGGAATTTGATTTGGAGGTTATAGAACATAGTATACAATACATCTTGCATAGACGGGGAGGCTACATAACAAGGTGTTGACTTGGATTAGCTAATACTACTAAATGCTAGGGTGCCGAAAATAGAAGTTCTGAAAACATGGCCAAGTGCTAAAAGACTAGATCCCGAATTCTCCAACTATGGTCGTATCTGCTCGCATTATAACCTGATGGATCATACGCACTGGCATTGCCACCACGCAACTGATCAAGCTTTGTGCAGAAGTCCTTGTAGATAATCTTTCGTACTAAGGAATCGCCCCCGTACAAGAAGCGCTCACAATGAGGTGAGATGGCTTTCTGCTATAGAGCTAAGTGGCCTTTCCAATTAGCTGGAGGGTTAGCGCCAAGCTAAGAATATCATCCTCTACTCCTATATTACAAAGGCGAAACAACTGGGTTGTTGCCTAAATCAGCGGCCCCTTGAATGCCATCTGTAGGAAGCCTATCCTATTTATATGCTCCACAGCTCGAGTATTACTGATTGAGTTTTTGGCTTCTACACCTGTTGTTATCCCTGTTATTATCTAAGTATAATACGCCCATAATTGTGCGCAAATCGCATTCCAGTTACATTCTGATCACAATGGGATTGCAGGTCCAACTTCCTATAAGAATACCTCCATCTTCAGGAGACTGTATGGAACAAACATAAGTCTTGCCTGATTTTTCCCCACCATTCATAAATGCTGTAATGGTTGGAATTGATCTGGATACTGGTGACCT
The Trichoderma asperellum chromosome 7, complete sequence DNA segment above includes these coding regions:
- a CDS encoding uncharacterized protein (EggNog:ENOG41) — its product is MDNTGCGPLRVPGFGDIPLEEELRCEERFAHGIREWKQVPAVTMREFAMVDVMNTLTDKLDWDIDIFNEDIVAKWPELRDKANEYKQKQYVRVLHTGSCVCKSNILVPVTLGVDFKSELGPLLPVRSTGDQISNIVDPSLYPLVYGRSPVLLDGGEVVLEDVFGSVAFNDIRGLDNVMAYFWSYNFQWLPCEVKFIGDSGTNMQITSYINNLHPTQKRLYRNLEKLISLAVKPWNDCLIKGKRSWGERYGNNKSQRGPVPLRIITYGVEWEDDFPEWALAFNSVRRYQLDNYLASVELLRSNQENTDDPDMSRRLRIAKRNVKLYHDMEGAQPIPEPSPEMWKISLEYLQRPDIASEPGVVMAQSYREHSDIGSSTSNVIPQNWKENAYRLLRNKNDTLLRFRHPEPGIAFSYDEWKSGTNDDRAVVEMVTERFDNPCHSPTNSYHDPYVIQLEETFRNQGLQVIIKISTIELTPENPKYHGSTWELEGQMNEHIVAAAVYAYDVHNVSESRITFRQETDMAANFYQYGPDINQQRDGNVWNQPAKRYGRSSVEVSAIGEIFGFTWDQLSRDIIDDTLPLQEIGRLTMPQGRLIAFPNTMEHRREPFELLDPTVSGHHRYVTLLLVDPNYRICSTSNVPPQQQDWWKHRTNDGLMGTHGSPGETRDHRGPMDLSEADVFWRDMMKEHTWKQQARYHLMKPNLFE
- a CDS encoding uncharacterized protein (SECRETED:SignalP(1-23)~EggNog:ENOG41), with translation MLFSREFIPTVLAMAMSVMRAEAAIAVGTASGFNVMWIDGGDPCHWHRINDIGQNPCNVPLTSPLDNGYKYTLQGCGGPLWLDNEDGSFNSNCHDASADFDCGVHRNWVCS
- a CDS encoding uncharacterized protein (EggNog:ENOG41); translated protein: MRATHQFHATEKMYKDMFKQWKWSKNLPRGMAIGILNMARRRQPKESIFQWGNQTWNGKYIDRRDLNSLEDFPTHQDVVCKTPENTKASQNLSASKKAQQQDSKYGPARGAATNGPGSVSGIIDEGPFRPSPNQSSAKDPNLSVKASLEAETDDNGGEKEEEELGFKDASSFSSRLQSPTHVKTNEIGYKLASFYATKIRFADRYDILVWMTGKHLGDIEGRHLETMENVFRIISLLRHRLGKEEGDLPIYRFIERLRNPVEHPAISQILIGLETVSEEIIEELLAPGDEGSLSLFLVALEDLASDSQTHEFLQRVMPRIIEKCDGFQQTESNLAIHSRCILAEILVDSAQHERAKSVLRGTGRPLKNKVDSKSLLELPTINLVRRVAITFLRANDLEMCDKVIKRVVAIFDTGFAAEKESFHYLILIDFLISTTLEIQKRYEWERSRPWVERALSLSYSLFGLNHSRTKRIEKMLETHKVEQLFSVTTMRALLNYLCTSNTSNA